One genomic region from Cryptococcus gattii WM276 chromosome C, complete sequence encodes:
- a CDS encoding fatty acid elongase, putative (Similar to TIGR gene model, INSD accession AAW42062.1), which produces MFPFDAWTPGPGPIYTAITSAWDALNLPQPSLGYRTWIPGESPLSTQKAVVAAVGTYLLVIFGGREMMKNRQPFKLKIPFQIHNVYLTLGSGLLLVLMLEEIIPLFLKHGFFWSICSTSAFTPRLVTYYMINYYFKYVELIDTVFLVLKKKPLAFLHVFHHAATAVLCYTQLNGETSVQWVVISLNLTVHVIMYYYYYATAGGAKIWWKKYLTTLQITQFIIDLFIVFFATYSHFAVKYGAPAIGDCAGSESAALFGCGLLGSYLLLFIAFYKATYKKGAAKGKGKTAEIRGSSKSK; this is translated from the exons ATGTTCCCCTTCGACGCCTGGACTCCCGGACCCGGTCCCATCTATACCGCCATCACCTCGGCTTGGGACGCGCTCAACCTCCCTCAGCCCTCTCTCGGGTACAGGACCTGGATTCCCGGAGAGTCTCCTCTCAGCACCCAAAAGGCCGTCGTCGCTGCTGTCGGCACTTACCTTCTGGTCATCTTTGGAGGAcgagagatgatgaa GAACCGACAACCTTTCAAGCTCAAGATTCCCTTCCAGATCCACAATGTCTATCTTACCCTCGGTTCTGGTCTTCTCCTCGTGTTGATGCTTGAAGAAAT CAttcctcttttcctcaaGCATGGTTTCTTCTGGTCTATTTGCAGCACTTCTGCCTTCACTCCT CGATTGGTCACTTACTACATGATCAACTACTACTTCAAGTACGTTGAGCTCATCGACACTGTTTTCCTCGTCCTCAAGAAGAAGCCTCTTG CTTTCCTTCATGTCTTCCACCACGCCGCTACTGCTGTCCTCTGCTACACCCAGCTCAACGGCGAGACCTCTGTCCAATGGGTTGTCATTTCCCTCAACCTCACTGTTCACGTTATCATGtactactactactacGCCACTGCCGGCGGCGCCAAGATCTGG TGGAAGAAGTACCTCACCACCCTTCAGATCACTCAGTTCATCATTGACCTTTTCATCGTTTTCTTCGCAA CTTACAGCCACTTTGCTGTTAAGTACGGAGCTCCTGCGATTGGTGACTGTGCTGGTAGTGAGAGTGCCGCTCTTTTCGGTTGCGGTCTTTTGGGTTCCTACCTCCTCTTGTTCATCGC TTTCTACAAGGCTACTTACAAGAAGGGTGCCGccaagggcaagggcaagacCGCTGAGATCCGAGGTTCTTCCAAATCCAAG TAG
- a CDS encoding RNA helicase, putative (Similar to TIGR gene model, INSD accession AAW42060.1), which translates to MLTGQALFRLPAIPVALQYTLRPFHSSSVLTAGGKRPKQEPSGSRYPRRQQQNSQSRDGSRDRFEQPRASRFGLKSPRTNSFQSEPPRARPARSDSPSGSSTTVIPKGQHVPTSSRRLLPFSPPAAITRPSHLFKLEPATIPPNLTPKSFNRDDGVTEEYINGLPVYPTPPTTLANEEQARPRTFNDFGLEEGLVKSLKGLYGEDGKTTPIETLSFQHFTQPDIVAAPIGSQRVLLGAETGSGKTISYLIPLFHHLKRTDPGPSVTSSFSPNSEDTLHPRSIILSPTHELTRQSTQFAKLLTHSTKLSVHGMSSTVSGGVGEKRGSVDVLLGTVGSLRRMFGMTKSKEDEEKEDYIKGKRIWQDEQEKGMVEGDKVEWVVIDEADVLLGQEFYQDTISVLSRVKRANLILCTATLPPFLINLLTTNPFFTKQGPFTHLLSPGLHKLPPKLLTRFIRPSTTGNKHGDVAHQVRLTLAEDAKAAKAEGREGEEPSKIVIFCNSDKKVEQVAGILGTKKIDCLAWTGAGDERLRGRNGSLNDFLQRPHLPGHEPAAPLPSLEPKETKPLFQDKKGTTPNVSEITRRRVLVTTSLLSRGLDFHPSVSSVFLVQPPRDVLDFVHRAGRAGRAGRPGRVVVFGLDEGGTLGEGAKSNKSGKGQGQGSLKKDGKTALGDRLKDVLGKREVVGAMGKRVRT; encoded by the exons ATGCTCACAGGACAGGCATTATTCCGGCTCCCAGCCATCCCAGTCGCTCTCCAGTACACTCTCCGACCTTTCCATTCTTCAAGCGTGCTCACAGCTGGCGGCAAGCGTCCGAAACAAGAGCCTTCAGGTTCTCGATATCCTCGCAGACAACAGCAAAATTCACAATCAAGAGATGGTAGTCGGGATCGTTTTGAACAGCCTAGAGCAAGTCGCTTTGGGCTAAAGTCGCCTAGAACAAATTCATTCCAAAGCGAGCCACCTCGAGCTCGTCCTGCAAGATCCGATTCACCCAGTGGCTCTTCTACAACTGTTATCCCCAAAGGTCAACATGTGCCCACCTCCTCTCGTCGCTTATTACCTTTCTCCCCTCCTGCTGCCATAACCAGACCTTCTCACCTGTTCAAACTCGAACCTGCTACCATACCGCCCAATCTCACGCCCAAATCTTTTAACAGGGATGATGGCGTAACGGAGGAGTACATCAACGGTTTACCTGTTTACCCTACGCCCCCAACGACGCTCGCAAATGAAGAACAAGCGCGGCCCCGAACGTTTAATGATTTTGGGTTAGAAGAGGGCTTGGTGAAGAGTTTAAAAGGGCTTTACGGTGAGGACGGGAAGACGACACCGATTGAAACGTTGAGTTTCCAACATTTCACCCAGCCGGATATCGTTGCTGCGCCTATTGGCTCTCAGAGAGTCCTCCTCGGCGCCGAAACAGGTAGCGGCAAAACCATATCTTATCTCATCCCCTTGTTCCACCACCTTAAACGTACCGACCCGGGACCGTCTGTCACCTCATCCTTTTCCCCCAATAGTGAAGATACGCTTCACCCGCGGTCAATCATTCTCTCCCCAACTCATGAACTTACCCGACAATCGACGCAATTCGCAAAACTTCTTACGCATAGTACAAAACTTTCTGTCCACGGCATGAGTTCGACAGTGTCTGGTGGGGTGGGTGAGAAGAGGGGAAGTGTGGATGTTTTGTTGGGGACTGTGGGAAGTTTGAGGCGGATGTTTGGGATGACGAAAagcaaggaagatgaggagaaggaggattATATcaagggaaagagaatATGGCAAGATGAGCAGGAGAAGGGGATGGTGGAGGGTGATAAGGTAGAATGGGTTGTGATAGATGAAGCGGACGTCTTGTTAG GACAAGAATTCTATCAAGACACAATCTCTGTTCTTTCACGGGTTAAACGGGCCAACCTTATCTTATGCACCGCCACCCTCCCTCCATTCTTGATTAACCTCCTCACCACTAATCCTTTCTTCACCAAACAGGGACCTTTTACCCATTTGCTTTCTCCAGGTTTACATAAACTCCCTCCTAAGCTTCTCACTCGATTTATTCGTCCGTCGACAACCGGCAACAAACACGGCGACGTCGCGCATCAAGTTCGACTTACGTTAGCCGAGGATGCAAAAGCCGCCAAAGCTGAGGGAAGGGAAGGCGAAGAACCGAGTAAAATTGTGATTTTCTGCAATTCTGATAAAAAGGTGGAGCAGGTTGCTGGGATTCTCGGAACAAAGAAGATTGATTGTCTCGCATGGACTGGAGCTGGCGATGAACGCCTGAGAGGTCGGAATGGGTCTCTGAACGATTTCCTACAAAGACCTCATCTCCCAGGGCATGAACCTGCCGCTCCTCTCCCGAGCTTGGAACCCAAGGAAACCAAGCCACTTTTCCAGGATAAAAAAGGTACCACCCCAAACGTCTCCGAGATTACGCGCCGTCGTGTGCTCGTAACGACATCTCTCCTCTCACGAGGATTGGATTTCCATCCGTCCGTGTCATCGGTGTTCCTTGTACAGCCACCAAGGGATGTACTGGATTTTGTCCACCGTGCAGGTAGGGCAGGCCGGGCAGGCAGACCGGGGAGAGTGGTGGTCTTTGGGCTCGATGAGGGAGGTACGCTGGGTGAAGGGGCGAAGAGTAATAAGAGTGGTAAGGGACAAGGACAAGGATCATTGAAAAAGGATGGGAAGACCGCGTTGGGCGATAGGTTGAAGGATGTGTTGGGCAAGAGAGAGGTGGTGGGTGCGATGGGGAAGAGGGTGCGGACCTAG
- a CDS encoding manganese ion homeostasis-related protein, putative (Similar to TIGR gene model, INSD accession AAW42066.1): MPIPFSRLAIALGIASLLLIPLAYASSGDRNPTFQHCLRGCAHTYCDPSQPPIPFYLRLFGWTCSENCAYQCSHSFTNNIRPGSRYHQFYGKWAFYRLGPFQEPFSIIMSLGNLWVNLQGISSVRRRMRSENKLRKWLVALGFVQVNTWIWSAVFHARDKPWTERLDYFSATLTIAFTLLYSIVRILHFQTPLYTSRFLLPACTAVALLVLGHFTYILSFPLGQFPYGYHTMFNLCLGLIHNALWVVWSFSFRFPYPTLRLGRFLSLSFPHPYPPHNPYENPAPKESSTPAVLVGLTTLAMSLELWDFAPLFRVIDAHSLWHTATIPLTMGWWHFLMTDALELEGSLMGQNGMGVGLPEESSGSGRGGRPLGKDAEVPTTPTFQQLASGRARLASPSPSPGTRMRISPKSSKPE; this comes from the exons ATGCCCATTCCCTTCTCCCGCCTTGCAATCGCGCTCGGCATTGCatctctcctcctcattCCACTGGCCTATGCCTCGTCCGGAGACAGGAATCCCACTTTCCAGCACTGCCTGAGAGGTTGCGCTCACACCTATTGCGATCCCTCTCAACCTCCTATCCCCTTTTATCTCCGGCTTTTTGGATGGACATGTTCTGAGAATTGTGCGTATCAATGCTCACATAGCTTTACCAATAATATCCGTCCTGGCAGTCGGTATCACCAGT TCTACGGGAAATGGGCCTTCTATCGTTTGGGACCTTTCCAAGAGCCTTTCTCTATTATCATGTCGCTCGGGAATTTGTGGGTTAACCTTCAGGGTATTTCTTCCGTGAGACGGCGAATGAGATCGGAGAATAAGCTTCGAAAGTGGCTCGTCGCGTTGGGTTTTGTGCAGGTCAACACTTGGATTTGGAGCGCAGTCTTCCATGCCAGGG ATAAGCCCTGGACGGAGCGCCTTGACTACTTTTCTGCAACTCTCACAATCGCCTTCACTCTGCTCTACTCTATCGTCCGTATTCTTCACTTCCAAACACCCCTCTATACATCCcgcttccttctccctGCTTGCACGGCCGTCGCCTTACTGGTCCTCGGCCATTTCACTTATatcctctctttccctctgGGCCAATTCCCCTACGGCTATCACACAATGTTCAATCTCTGCCTCGGGCTCATCCATAACGCGCTTTGGGTTGTCTGGTCATTTTCGTTCCGTTTCCCTTACCCTACACTCCGTCTCGGTCgttttctctctctctccttcccccACCCATACCCGCCACACAACCCATACGAAAATCCCGCTCCCAAAGAATCTTCCACTCCTGCAGTCCTTGTCGGCTTGACAACCCTCGCCATGTCACTCGAACTATGGGATTTCGCCCCCCTTTTCCGCGTGATTGACGCACATTCCTTATGGCACACAGCCACGATCCCGCTAACGATGGGGTGGTGGCATTTCTTGATGACTGATGCACTAGAACTCGAAGGTAGCTTGATGGGTCAGAATGGAATGGGCGTTGGGTTACCTGAAGAGTCTAGTGGGAGCGGAAGGGGCGGAAGGCCGTTGGGGAAAGATGCGGAAGTGCCAACGACACCAACGTTTCAACAGCTCGCTTCAGGTAGAGCGAGGCTGGCGAGTCCTAGCCCGAGCCCAGGGACGAGGATGCGTATCAGCCCCAAGTCTTCAAAGCCCGAGTAG